The genome window TTAACAGGTGAAATCACTCTGAAAGGGGAGTTAGACTATGAAACTACTAAATCATATGACATTGACGTTATTGCAAAAGATAAAGGGAGCCCAGAAATGGAGGGCCATTGTCGTGTACAGGTTGATATTACTGATTTCAATGATAATACTCCAGAAATAGTTTTCACATCACAGCCAAAGCCAGTACGAGAAGACGCACCAAGTGGCACCGTAGTGGCTTTGATCAGTGCGCGAGACCTTGACACTGGTGATAACGGTAAAGTGACGTTACAACTCACCAAAGGCTCTCCTTTCAATCTGAAACCttcattttctaataattatGCACTGGTTACCAGTGGTTCTTTGGATCGAGAAAATGTCTCCGAGTATAACATAGAGATAACAGCCACTGATTCaggctctcctcctctgtccagTAAGAAAATGATCCCAGTCAGCATCACTGATGTGAATGATAACCCTCCTGTATTCACTCAGCCCTCCTATAATGTGTATTTAAAAGAGAATGGGGTTGCAGGCTCTATACTGTACTCAGTATCAGCATCTGACTTGGATTTTGGTGAGAACGCCAAACTCTCTTACTCTATACTGGACTCTAAAGTGCAGGACGTGTCCGTCTCCTCTTATGTTTACATTAACTCAGATAACGGCAGCATCTACAGCATGCACTCGTTTGACTATGAGAAACTGAAGGTGTTTCAGATTCAGGTTCAGGCAAAGGATCAGGGCTCTCCGTCTCTCAGCAGCAACGCCACCGTCCATGTTTTTATCCTGGACCAGAACGACAATGCCCCCGCTGTTATTTACCCCTCCTCCGCTGCCCTGGGCTCCCTCTCTCATCAGAGGATGCCCCGCTCCGCTAAAGCAGGTCACCTGGTTACTAAGGTGACGGCCGTGGACGCTGACTCGGGCCATAACGCCTGGATCTCCTACAAACTGGCGGAGGCCACAGACGCCTCTCTGTTCACTGTCAATCTGTACACAGGGGAGGTGAGGACTAAACGCGCTGTGTCCGAGCAGGACGACTCCTCTCAGAGGCTGCTTATAGAGATCAAGGACGACGGGGAACCGGTCCAGTCCGCCACCGTCACGGTGTCCATCCTGCTGGAGGACGGCCTCCACGAGCCCATCTTAGACCTCCGACAGAAAGCGGCCGAGCCCAGCAAGAAAACTGGCAGAATCACCCTTTATTTGATTCTGTCTCTGGCCTCGGTGTCCGTGCTGTCTCTGGTGACTTTTCTCATCTTAGCGGTTAAATGCATGAGGAGCAGCACAAGCAGCGGTAGTTGCTGCATGAGACGGAGCGACTGTGATGATTACAAGAACCCCAACAGAAACCTGCAGATCCAGCTCAACACTGATGGACCTATAAAGTACGTGGAGGTCCTGGGAGGAGACATGTTGTCTCAGAGTCAGTCCTTCAGGTCCTGTATGTCTCCAATGTCAGAGTACAGTGACTTCACTTTGATTAAACCAAGCAGCACCACTGACTTTAAGGAGGTGATCAGTGTTCTGGATGCGTCTTTACCCGACAGCACCTGGACCTTTGAGAGCCAGCAGGTGAGCTCAAAACAGTAGACGTgttaaaacacttttacaaacattattttatcGAACGTTTTGTCTATGGACTTTTGAGAGCCAGCAGGTTGGCTCAAAATcggaagttgttgttttttttttcttctataaaTGTTGGTTAAACAGAATTTACCTGATTTTGTTCTATACCTTGAATATTTAGTCACAAAGTctctttttatctctctctctctctctctctctctctctctctctctctctctttctctctctctctctctctctctctctctctctctctctctctctcagcctcaCTAGCTGGATACGAAAAACGtgctgtgttttctgtaatAGAAACCAGAACACATAAACTCGGTATTAGGACTAGATTTAAGTGTTTTGGCTAGCCTACTTTAGCACTAGGGTTGTTATTCCAGCTCATAGCTATTTAAGTTTTTACACTATTTTGTTTGATAATTATCACAAGAAATCCGTGgcatatttttaaaacttttagaaAATCCATCTTCCGATGAAAATGGCATTTTGATACATATCTATTTGTGGAATCTAATTTATTTGATATGGCATGTATGTTATATACTTTGGCAGAGAATATGCTTACTTATTATAATATTGCATTTCCTAATTTGTAAATACGTCTTTATCTTCAGTTTAAATGTCTATAGGTTAAAGTAGTTTGTTTCGTCGCTATTTTTCACTCCTTTCTTTCAATAGGCCATGTTCAGAACTTTTTTAAGGCTGTACGGCCTGTATCTTCAACTTGTTGTCTTCGTGCCATTTTCAAGCTCGaactttttctttcaaatgCTGTTCTTTATTTTGAAACCCCACTTAAACCTCCCTTTAATATAGACTTTCGAAAAAGAAAGGCAGTTTGGAAACCATGCCCCCCTGCGGATACAAATAGCATTGCTATAAATAACAGCTGCTTGATATACTGCTGTGTTTTGATAATGAGGACCTCTCAACGTGACTAGATTTCTCAATGGTGTAACAAAGGGGATCATGTGTCCTccatataatgtttttttctttgattatGAAAAATTGCATTTTCCACAGTCATAACATATTCCGTGTGCACTGTCCTCTCAAACTTCTATGAGCATTAAGTTGATACTTCCCTGTCAGTGGAAGTAGAGTCACTGGAAagttttcactctgtgtgtgagcTGTGTGTCAGAGCTGGTCCAGCCCTGTCTTCCAATGAGGGGGAAGGCCTCTGTGGCCTCTCCCCGCCCATGTGGGGAGTGAGGCGGAGGAGACGGAGCAGAGAGTTTCAGTGGAGGCAGAAAATACTTTGATTTTCCTCCTcgtttttttcttaaaagacGGCCGAGATGATCACATCAAAACTTCCCATCGCGTTATTTCTAAAACGGAAATGTTTACCATCAAGCCTGGCCGCCTCGTTTTAACATTACTATGGATACGTTACGGTAAAAGAAGAAGTTAAAAACTTTCCCATTCTCCGGTCCTCGGAGCGCAGCACAATGGACTCCAGACAGAGGAAGCGCTCCGGAGGAGGGAGGCTGTGGAGGCTTTGCTTTTATCTAGCTAGCCTCTCCTGTGCGTCCGCTCAGCTCAGCTATTCCGTGTCGGAGGAATTAAACCCGGGATCTGTCGTTGGGAATATCGCTAAAGATTTGAGTCTTTCTGCTCAGGGGATTGTTCAGAGGAGATTGCGGGTGGTCTCTGAATCTACAACGCAGTATTTCGAGGTGAAGCAGGCGACCGGCGATTTggtcatcaaacaaaaaattgACAGGGAGCAAATGTGCGAATTAAGTTCGTCCTGTTCACTACACCTTCAAATACTTTTGGAGGATCCTTTAGACATTCACCGAGTCGTGGTGGACATTCTGGATGTGAATGACAATGCACCGCAGTTTTCAACTCGCAACATTTCTCTGGAGATATCAGAGGCGGCCGCTCCGGGCACAAGGTTCCGTTTGGAGAGCGCACACGACCCGGACGTGGGTACCAACTCGTTACGCACTTACCATCTCGCAACaaatgacttttttattttgaatgtggAAAGTAAAAGTGACGGCAGTAAGTTTCCTGAGCTGGTGGTGGATAAACCTTTGGACAGGGAGACGCAGGCCTCGTTTCGCCTGTTGcttactgctgtggatgggggccAGCCTGAGAAATCTGGCTCAACACTAATGCTCATAAAAATTCTGGATGTAAATGACAATGCGCCCGTCTTTGACGAGCCCGTAAAGAAAGTTAGGTTATTAGAAAATGTTGCACGGGGCACTTTAGTTACGAAATTGAACGCAACTGACGCGGATTCGGGTAGCAACGGAGAAATATCGTTCCTGTTTAGTAAATACACGCCGGAACGCGTTCTCAACATTTTCAGTGTGGATTCTAAAAGCGGGGAGATCCGTGTGAAAGGTGATGTGGATTATGAGAAGGGCACTGCATACCACATCACAGTGCAGGCCAGAGATGGGGGCTCTCCCGCTATGGAGGGCTCCTGTAATGTCATCGTGGACATCGTTGATGTGAATGACAACGCTCCAGAGGTGACACTGACGTCACTGACCAGTCCTATCAGAGAGGACTCGGCACCAGAGACTGTGATAGCACTCATAAGTGCACGTGACCTGGACTCTGGTGTGAATGGGGAGGTCAAATTAGCTGTCCAACCAGGTTTGCCATTCAAACTTAATTCAGCTTTTGGCATGCATTACAGCCTCACAACCTCTGGAAACCTGGACCGTGAGACTGTTCCAGAGTACACAGTGGTCATCAAGGCCACTGATGCTGGTTCCCCACCCCTTTCATCTCAAACCACCTTTGTGGTGAAGCTTTCTGATGTGAATGACAACGCCCCCACCTTCTCTCAGCCTTCATACTCTGTGGACATCCCAGAGAACAATGCTCCCAGTGCCCCCATTGCTGCTGTTTCAGCCACTGACCCAGACCTTGGCGACAATGCTCGCATCTCCTACTCCATCCTTCCCAGCATGGTCCAGGGCTCGCCTATCTCTTCTTATGTCTACATCAACCCAGAGAGTGGCCACATCTACAGCATGCGCTCTCTGGATCATGAACAGCTTAAAGCTTTCCGTATTGAGGTGCAGGCCCGGGATGCTGGGGTGCCCCCACGGACAGCCAACGTcactgtgcatgtgtttgtggtgGACGTGAATGACAATGTGCCAGTGATTGTATACCCCTCACACCCAAAAGACAAAGGATTACAGCTCACTCTGCCACCATCTGCCAGCCCAGGGCACCTCATAAATAAACTCGTAGGGGTGGATGCAGACAGTGGGCACAACGCATGGTTGTTTTACTCCATCGCCCCTGGACCAAACGCTGGCATGTTCCGTATTGGTGCACACACCGGTGAGCTCCGCACAGCCCGTAAGTGGGCAGAGGAGGAAGGGGGATCAACTTATGACATTGTAGTTATTATTCAGGACAATGGTGATCCACCAAAGTCCAGTTCTGTCAACATTACAGTAACTGTGGATGAGAAAGCCACGGCCAATGATGCTCCAGCAAGCCCTCGACACACACCCTTCTACCACCGCACTGGGATGTCGGACATCACTTTGTACCTCATCATCTCTCTAGCGTGTGTATCAGCGGTGTCCTTTATCACCTTTGTCATCCTCATGATACGCTGCCTAAGGCATCGTGGTCCAGGGCTGGGAGACTCTGACTGCTGCTGCTATGGTCGCCACAGGTCCAGCCGCTACCATCAGAGACCAAGCAAGGACCTGCACCTGCAGCTCAATACTGATGGACCCATACGCTATATGGAGGTTGTGGGTGGACCCCAGGACCCGCACACACGCACCTATAGGCCCTGCTACTCCACCCTATCCAGCCGGAGTGACTTTGTATTTATGAAGACACCCATGCTGAGTCACAACAACACACTCAACATGACACTCAGCAGGAAGCACCTTATGAACTCAGCCTGTGAGGTGAGGGATTATGTGGGAGAGCAAGCATGGCATTGGTGGGATAAGACCAATACAAGtgtttaagcatttttttaaaacacaaagggTATCTCAAAAATATGCAGTTTTGATGTTGTAATGTCATATCAGTCCAATTAATGGGTTAAAACAAAGCAATAAGCTCCCTGAGCTGTGATTTACAATGCTTTTAAAACAGCTAAAGGGGTCTAATTTTGAGGCTTTGACTCTTGACAGTAGAGAGTTAACCTAGATTTCCACAGTCACGTAGCTCTGCAGTATTTTTCCTGAAACCTCACTTGTTTAAGCAGGGGGACTCCTCTCTCTACATGGTGAAACAGCTCTTGGAGCTTTGTTGTCCTACTAGACAGGTTTCGGCAGTGAGGAGAACATCTTAATATTTAATCTTACCTGAGGCTAAGAAACGTGGTTACTATCTCTGACTTCCAGTATCTTAACTAACAAAGAGGGAGTGTTCtttatggataaaaaaaagatacagataaagagaaaatcaacaagaaaagaCATAGTAGCAGAATAAATGTCAAAGGAAGGGGAAAGGGGGAAATATGAGTGGTCCCaacagatggagaggaggagacagacagatgaaaaTATCCTGCAGTGTTGGCTCAGTTAAGTGGCTGGGGGACATTAGGGGAACAGGATGACAGAGGGAGAGATGGTGGGTGAAGGAGAGGAAAAGGCCAAGGAAAGAAAATGGTAAGTGGGGTGGGGGGAGTCAAAGAATAAAGCAGTAGCTGAAAAACAGGAATTCATGGGGTCAGTGGCCTGACCCCTGACTTCCTGTTGTCCTCTGAACTTTTGGTGATTGGTTCCAGGACTCAGGATCACATGTGAAGGCTGTTTTCGCTGTGGATTCTGcacagacatttttattttacatgtgttAGAGGGGAGTGTATAGGAAACCTGACCAGATAATAGTCACATGCATAAGATACAGACAActcatttagtgttttaaagCAAAGGAAGTAGTGCCAGTCATATAAGATGTCTGACAGTGCTTCTTTTAGGGactttaatgataataaaaaggttaataCCTCCTAAGAGTTTCTCCTTAGCCATGTTATGTGTAATGTAGAGTTTGACTGAAGGCCATTACTGTTGCTGTGGCATTTTGGTGATAACTATTTCCTCTCTACACAACAGGATGTTTACCCCTGTGTCTGTTTAATATCCATAATATTCTCCTGTTTCTCATGAGTTTATTACATGGACACTCTCTGTCCTGAATTAGGTTGTCCCTGAGGTCAGCAGGGTACCATCTGTCTCCCTGCTCTACTGACACGTGTGCAATGAGGACAACAGAGGAAAAGAGATAGATAGACAAAGAGAAAGGAAGGATGGCTTTTTACGCACGTGTGCCATAGCGACAGACGGACCAGGCTATAATGGCTTTAGAGCTGCAGCCATGACTGTGGGTGTTTATATGcctgcgtgtgagattgtgtgtaCAAAGCACAAGGCATGAGGAGCCTCCAGTAGTGTGTAATTTTAGCAGGACCCTGGGGCCTTGGTGCCCAATTGTCACTTCATACTGCCCTTTCTTTGTATCCTCTATTCATTTGCAGTGTGCTCTTTTGGCACACTCTATTTAACCATGTGCTAACACTGAATGTTTAAAAACAATGAACCTCTtggtcaaaaatgtttttccccctagaaaaaatagtaaataaattaaaaggtttatttgtttcaAATTGGCTTGCAGCATCTGAATCATTGCATTAAAAGAGAGAAATCCCCATGTATATTTGAGCCTTCTGGCTCAGTGGACATAGGAGCATGCCATGTAATCCTGATGTCATGATTTTGCCTCACCAGCTAAGTTGCCTCTTCACATCCATCTTTGGAGTCagtcccctctttgtatgagcaAAATCATAGAGATAAAGCAGGATCTGAATATTCCCATGGGCATGTGTTAAGTTTTTCAGTCTTTGAATCTGGGGGAGTTTATGAGGGTTGGCACGTGCACTGAGTTAGGTCGagtgttttgtaaatatactgTTTTATGGATGACGAAGCTTCACATGCGACAAACTGGCTCATGCGGTTCAGCAAAACTGTCCTCAAGGGTTTTATGAGTTGAGTCATGATGTTTGTTTAAGGGAGAGGGACATTTAAAGCAAGCACTTCTCATTGTGCTTTTCTCTTGTCACATAGCTCagcttttcctttttaattaatttactgttCAGCATGTAGTGGTTGCTCATCCTATTTTCTATATACTTTTAGCATTCTACTGGTGTAATCATTGTCTATGTGCTGAAGGTTATACAacctggtgtgtttgtgtgagtacACTGAAGGTTATCAGAGCAACAGAACAGACAGGACTTCCTCTGTTCAGACAGAGCACCAGGTGCAGTCCAGCCACAGTTATTTTAACACTAATACAATTTGTGTACGTGTTGGGAAACTGAATCTTCCACAAAGAGTACCAGGATGTGTGAAGGATAATTTTTCAGCCTggtcagagacagagaaagggagTTGATCACATAGGCTCAAATTTTTTGTCCACCTGGATAAACTTTTGTGTGTCACGATGGAGAAGAGCTCCAGCAGTAAACCAGATGTTTTAGCTCGCATACACATGCTTTCAAACATGGTGGATGACGAGCCAGCGTGCTATCAATTCAGTGCTCACTTAATCTTACATAATGGATCATCTCTTAAAATGATATCACTTCAAGACATTGTGTTGTTGTAGTTGAGAAGCTCAGCCAGGCTGTAATTCACCTGGGGAGCCCTCCAAGCTCTTTGGTTCAACTTAAAGATGTAAGGGAAGCAGACTGACAGTTTATAAAGCTTCCAGGCTGCTATGAAAGTCTTTCTATCGGATGAGAATTCAGGCCTGTAGAACTGGCCTCTCCTCTGGCCTAGTCTCCCTGAGTAGTCTATTTGAccttctctctctatctcctgCCTTCTAAATTCAACTTGCACTCTTGTGCATTTTTAGTATCTTCATCTGTTCTATCTTAAGTGATCAACTCACTTCAGGGACAAGAATAAGCACATCTAAAGTAAttggaaaataaattagattttgaTCCCTACACACCATTAAAACTGGCTTGAGATTTGTTTTTACTGGCAACTGTTGTCTGAATCATCTTAACCTGAGGTGGCTTAGTTGAGTGAAATGATGATTAACTTGATTTTCTTCTGGAGCATAAGAGATTGGCATTCTTATAGATATTACCTGTCTGCTTGTGATGTATAGGTGCAGCCATGTTGTCCATAATAAAGTCCTATTTATCTTAAGCAGCAGTGAGGCCCAATATTTCACAGCATAGTTGGTTACCCTTTATTCTACATGCCTACAGTAGGATCAGACCTTGAAAATgacaagtgtgtgtctgtgagtgtttgtgtggtgAGAACGAGTCACACAGCTGGAATGCTGGGCCCCTCTGTGGAAGTTTGCCTCCACTCAGTGTtgatctttttctctctctaccaAAGCTCAGACAGGCTTGCATGCCCACGCACATATGCACATCTTTGAGTCAATTTTTAGACTCGAAACATCGACCATGCTCTGCACTGAGGGGAGGATAACAGTTCAAATACGCCCTCCTCTTATCATCCTcatttactataattttatgTTGTAATCATAATATGTTGTAAGTTCTGTTGGCAGTTCTATATGAAGACATAACTGACCAgactttgttttccttttccaTTGTGTTGAGTGGCCACCAAGGTGACTTTTGGGTGAACCTGAATCCACTGTCAGCTAGTTTCACTCAACAATTTATTACACAAATTATAGGGTTGATCAATATCTGTATTATTGAACAAACATTAATTACTATACAACTCCTTTACTTGGTTACCATTTGGCATCCATCTCACCCCTTGTAGTGTCCTTCATAGATCCTTTGTAGACCAAACAATATACCGCAGCTCCCTCTTTCACTCCACTATTAGGTTACTACCGAGTTCTCTGTAACTCCCTTTTCATGGGGCATCAGTCACTTGTTTTGTTTGCATGGATACTTAACAATATTCTTAATTTTACTTGTGTTAACGCCCTGTTTTCcttgtcttttattttcctACATTCAATAAGTCACCATTCTAGGCGCTTTTATTCCTTGTTTACCTGTTTTCTAATAGATGCTCCAGTCAGGACTGTTCCTTTTGTGGAggtattttctcagttttctctcctgctctcttGCTTCTTTCCATCACTCCCTTGGGTAGAACAGCTCTTTTAATAATGCAGCACATCATCCTGCCGGCCTCTCTCTCCGGGGAGCTCTTGTGTCGATTAGGCGGCAGAATCTGGAGCCAAGCCAAGGGTCTATTCACCGCATCACTGCACAACAAGAGAGCCtgtgagagagggaaagagctAGAGAGATGGAAAAGACATGGTGGCATGGCCAGTGAGGTAGAGATGGACAAGGGTGCAATGGGCTTGAAGACATTAATAGAGAGTAGCAGGGACAcatagagaggagagaggcttTGATCACTGCAGAGCCACCATTGTTGCCTTATCTCCATGATGATTTGGTATATAAATAACAGTGTTACCTTCCACAGACTCTCTCTACCCTCTGCATCTATTAAAAAGATTCTTAAGAGCCTTGTAGTTCAATCAATTGAAAGGGAACCTCACCAATCTGTCCCTCAGTGTCATAAAGTTGTTTTGCGTGCAGTTTTTCCACTTATGATCTGTTCATTTCTCCCTTTCAGAAGTTCTTTGGACATCTTATGGGCTTATTATACTATTGTATATAACAGATATCTCAATCATGTGATCCTGTAGTTCTCTTTGACATTATCTGCCTTTGGAGTCCCGTTTAATAAGCAGCGCcccagtttgtgtgtttgtttgcgtctgtgtgagtgtgtgtttgttccccTGCAGCATTTTATGCTCCACAGCTTTTGGAACAACACGGATGCCTGAGCATACAGATATCTGTTTCCATTTGTAACCCTTTGTCAACTCGAACCtcactgaaaaactgaaaaggTTTTCTAAATCACAGACATACACCATCACACACAGATGTGTTGCCACAAATCAACATTCTCAACCAACACTTACACCTCAGAATCATCTTGCTTTTGTGgcaataaaacacaagattCATGTTGCATCTTCTGTTCTCTTCACAGCAAAAGCCCCCCAACAATGACTGGCGCTTCACACAGGGACAGAGACCTGGACCTAGCGGGTGAGTTAACTGagactggcacacacacacacacacacacacacacacacacactgataaaatACCCAGTAACTTCAAGGACATGTTGTTTTGCTGCACAATGCAAGCTTATCGTAAAGAGTGATGAAGGatgaggaaaataaaaagaggGGGAAGGTAATGTGCTGTAGCCATAAGAACTCACTGCCTGCAGAGTGCTGATTGTAAAATACTGACGACATCAAAGTCACATTGCAGCCTTCTGACTTTTAACTACACTATCGCTGTGATTCTGCTTAgtaaattcagatttttcattCACACTCCTGAAGGAGCATCTCTGCCTGCTTCCAGGCTGCTTTATAAAATGGCTGCCGCAGCTTCCCCTCCCCCTCCAGCTCCCCCACCCCTCccctcctgttcctctcctctctgcgcTCTCTGTGCCTGTGCGCCATCACTCAGTACTACTGATGAGGGACGGTGACCAGAGCTAGTGGGGGGGATGGGATATCGCATTTTTCCTTCTTGAGCTCTCTTCAGTTCCTGCGATCTGAGAGGTGGTACTGACTTGCTTAAATGACAAAAGATtaattgtatttcttcatttcagttgtgtgttttggtgagCGTGATAATTGCTATTTGCCCATATTGTGTGGGCTAAACTGGAGTCTGTGCAGTAATATCTTCACAACAATGATTGCACAACGCATTCAGCTTCCCCCTGAAACATACCAGCTGGGCAAGATGCTCTGTTGAGCCAAGTCAGGAAAATGTTagacccacacagacacacacacaccactgtcGTTATAGAATACCACTGGGATTGTGGATATTGGACATAATTCATGTTAGTggtggagaaaaagaaaactaacTTCCCATCTCTGGTATTTTAAATGGATATGACAGACTCAACATACTTTCCACTGAGATCTAGAGCAAAATATCTCagcattttccatttttatacaCTAACTGCAGCCTTAAGTCAAATACACAATGATTTTttcagactgtataacttgttgtgtttttagtcCCCACATGCCATACGGTACACATATACGATGGACGCCGAAGAGTGGGACAAGGTACTAATTTAGATGTAGACACTGTGTGGTCACTTTCTGTCCTTAGCAGATGATCAGTGTTCAGTTTTGTCGAGTCACTGTTCAGTGGAAGAGGGACCTGATCACAAATTGGCTGATAAGGACAGAGAGTGGCTGAAATCTTTTAGGTAGTGCACTCCAGTTGAGTGCTGTGCTGTGTGTAGATGTACCTAACCCATAGCTTCTGTTAGTCTCCCTAAAAGTTTGATGGGGTTTGTTGATCGATGTGCATAGGCCACAATGCCTGCTGTGGCGTAGAAAGGATTGTGACACTTTTGAGTTTGCGTGCAGTGTTTTGTAGATTTGTTTATGCCTTGTATGTGTGCTatacatatagtcattataCTCTGAGAgctcttgttttctcttcttcttcaagATTGGCTTACCATACAGTGTTGCCTTTGATGTATGTCTGTGGTGGTTGTAGCTCAACATCACCACATGTGGCTTTTTCATGTGATTTatcaacatgacaaaaaaaagagacaatgcAGACAGCTGTTTCATGATTGGTTTCTTTAAAAGGCCGGTTAGAGGTTACAAAGTTCTTCAGTGAAGTAAACAGCACTCCATAATAAGCTCTCGAGTCAGTATGTACACCAGACTAGCTGAATGGCCTTAAATTGAATTAGAAGTTAATGTCCAGAAggttctttgtaaaaaaaaaaaaaactaaaaaaaaaccctaagaTAAACCATGTCATGTAAGGTTGCAGAGGAAAAAAACTATAGTCCTGTCTGGCCAACCAAGGACATCCCTCTGTACCACAGTTCACAATATAGCCCACAGGAAGTGATAACCCTGACCACAGGAAGCGCTTAACACAACCACAGGATGTGATAAGTACAGAGAGATGCTAATTTAGCTGAAATGAAGCATTCCCTTTTATCTTAAGTGATGTGAAGAGGCACAAAATGGCTGCCCTGGTTTTACTGACCGTGCTTTTGCCCAGCCTGTTTCTCATTGGCTGCCTGGCACAGACAGTACATGTTTCTTTCCCTCAGTCTCTCCCTGGCGCCGAGCTGAAAACCACTTCAGAGTTTTGGCAGTGAGATCTGGCAACCTGCTCTTAAACAAATCCCTGTTTTTATGTTAGAAttcctttttcactttttgtgtcctttacttTCTCTTGATTCCCTGAAGCAGACCAATTTGTCTGAGATTTTTTTAGTTGGTTTTAAATAGAAATGAGAGTCTCCTCTTTTATCTCCCATGTATTTAACATACTATCTATAAACATACAGTTCTGCTTTCTGCTTTAAGTAGGACCTGAGACCTCAGTGTGTCATTTATTGTCCTCTTTGGAGCTATGCACTCCACCAGAACCTTTTACCCATGTCCCT of Centropristis striata isolate RG_2023a ecotype Rhode Island chromosome 12, C.striata_1.0, whole genome shotgun sequence contains these proteins:
- the LOC131981893 gene encoding protocadherin gamma-C5-like isoform X11, encoding MDSRQRKRSGGGRLWRLCFYLASLSCASAQLSYSVSEELNPGSVVGNIAKDLSLSAQGIVQRRLRVVSESTTQYFEVKQATGDLVIKQKIDREQMCELSSSCSLHLQILLEDPLDIHRVVVDILDVNDNAPQFSTRNISLEISEAAAPGTRFRLESAHDPDVGTNSLRTYHLATNDFFILNVESKSDGSKFPELVVDKPLDRETQASFRLLLTAVDGGQPEKSGSTLMLIKILDVNDNAPVFDEPVKKVRLLENVARGTLVTKLNATDADSGSNGEISFLFSKYTPERVLNIFSVDSKSGEIRVKGDVDYEKGTAYHITVQARDGGSPAMEGSCNVIVDIVDVNDNAPEVTLTSLTSPIREDSAPETVIALISARDLDSGVNGEVKLAVQPGLPFKLNSAFGMHYSLTTSGNLDRETVPEYTVVIKATDAGSPPLSSQTTFVVKLSDVNDNAPTFSQPSYSVDIPENNAPSAPIAAVSATDPDLGDNARISYSILPSMVQGSPISSYVYINPESGHIYSMRSLDHEQLKAFRIEVQARDAGVPPRTANVTVHVFVVDVNDNVPVIVYPSHPKDKGLQLTLPPSASPGHLINKLVGVDADSGHNAWLFYSIAPGPNAGMFRIGAHTGELRTARKWAEEEGGSTYDIVVIIQDNGDPPKSSSVNITVTVDEKATANDAPASPRHTPFYHRTGMSDITLYLIISLACVSAVSFITFVILMIRCLRHRGPGLGDSDCCCYGRHRSSRYHQRPSKDLHLQLNTDGPIRYMEVVGGPQDPHTRTYRPCYSTLSSRSDFVFMKTPMLSHNNTLNMTLSRKHLMNSACEQKPPNNDWRFTQGQRPGPSGATGGPEVAMGTGPWPQPPTEAEQLQALMAAANVSEATATLGPGTMGLSTRYSPQFTLQHVPDYRQNVYIPGSTATLTSNPQQQQATAQQATQQALPPPQASAQPEPPKAAQTPASKKKSTKKEKK